The window CAGCGCCGCGCCGAGGAAGACCTGCAACGGCGTCGGTTCCGGCCCGAGCCACCCCGGTTCGTCGCCCTCGTCAGGGTCCTTGGGTCCGGCGACGACGGCGACGCGGGCGCCCTCTCGGACGCCGTAGTGCCGCAGGAGGTTGCCCGTCTTCCAGACGTTCGTCGCGAAGTCGGCGTAGCTGTACGGCGCCGAGCGCTCGGCCGCCCGGAAGAGCGCGCCCTCGCGCTCCCGAGCGTCTGCCACGAGGTCCCCGAGTACCTGCATGCGCGGGGCTTGGGAGCGACGGAGGAAAAGGCGGCGGGTATCGGTTTTGCGTCTGTAGCAGGTAGTGACTCGTAGTCGATGGGGCGGCTGCTTCATCGATAGTCCACGCTAACATCTATTCTGGATAATTCTCCACTTGATTAGTTAGAATACCGACGTAGATTGACTCACCCCCAGATTAGCCAGATCAAGAGAGCGATCATAACCGCGATAAATAGTCCCTCTACATACTGTGCAATCCCTTCGACCAATTGGATTTCAAATGACATCAAATCCGGGAACTCCGGTTTATGATTTAAATATTGGGGGCAGGCCTGTTTCTACGTGAACTACTGAGTGAAGCATCCGCGCGAGCGGAGCGAGCGCGGTTCACTCCGAGCGCGCCGACGGCGCGCTCGGAGATGTTTTTCGCCCACGTTTTTGCAAAGGGGGTCGCCGGAGGCGACCCCCTGTGGTTCGAAAGAGCGCTTCGCGCTCTTTCGTCATCACGAGAGAGCTTCACTCTCTCGAACGACAGTAAAAAGGTGGTCTAGAGGGAGTTCTTGATCTTCTCGAAGAAGCCCTCGTCGACGTCGATCTCCTGGCCGCCGGCCTCGGCGAAGGCCTCGAGGGCCTCCTTCTGCTCCTCGTTGAGGCTCTCGGGCGTGACGACCTGGACTTCGACGTAGAGGTCGCCGTGGCCGCGCCGGCGGAGGCGGGGCATGCCCTTGCCCTCCAGGCGGAACACCTCGCCGCTCTGGGTCCCCTGGGGGACCTCGAACTCGGCGGCGCCGTCCAGGGTGGGGACCTCGACGGTGTCGCCGAAGACGACCTGCGGGAAGGAGACGGCCAGGCGGTGCTTGAGGTCGTCGCCGTCGCGCTCGAAGTCGGGGTGGTCGGAGACGCTCACCTCGACGAGCAGGTCGCCGCTGGGCGCGCCGCGCTCGCCGGGGGCGCCCTCGCCGTTCATCCGGATGGTCTGGCCGTCCTGGATGCCGGCGGGGACCTCGATCTGCAGCGTCGCCTCGTTGCGGACGACGCCGTCGCCGCCGCAGGTGCCGCAGGTCTCGTCGTAGAGGGTGCCCTCGCCCTCGCAGCGGCGGCAGGTCTGGGTCTGCTGGACGCGACCCATCGGCGTCTGCTGGACGGTGGTCTGCTGG of the Halomicrobium salinisoli genome contains:
- the dnaJ gene encoding molecular chaperone DnaJ is translated as MSEDFYDVLGVSRDADEDDIKEAYRKKAREYHPDVSDDPDAEEKFKKVKKAKEVLTDDEKRQMYDQMGHERFQQAEKRGGVGGNGQRGGRAGGGDPFGGGQGPFGDMGDIFDQFFGGGGSRSRGGQDLRTSLTIDLDEAYEGVEKELNVRRPETCPDCDGRGHPADSDSRTCPQCNGQGQQTTVQQTPMGRVQQTQTCRRCEGEGTLYDETCGTCGGDGVVRNEATLQIEVPAGIQDGQTIRMNGEGAPGERGAPSGDLLVEVSVSDHPDFERDGDDLKHRLAVSFPQVVFGDTVEVPTLDGAAEFEVPQGTQSGEVFRLEGKGMPRLRRRGHGDLYVEVQVVTPESLNEEQKEALEAFAEAGGQEIDVDEGFFEKIKNSL